AGATGTCAAGCATTAACAGCTGAAAAAGATGAATTAGCAAGAATGGCTGAATCTGCTGAAAGAGCACGTAGAAATGCTGAACAAGAATTAATGGAATTAAGAGAGGTTGTTAATGATCTCAATAATCAATTAGCTTCTCAAATAGGAATCAGAAAGAAAATTGAAGGAGACCTTCTTGCACTTCAAGCAGAATATGACGAAATCTTAATCAACTATAAAAATGCTGAAGAAAATCTTAAAAAGGCTGTTGCTGATGCTGCTAAACTTGCCGAAGAACTTAGACAAGAACAAGAACATTCTAGTCATGTTGAAAGAATGCGTAAAGGACTTGAACTTCAAATCAAAGAAATGCAAGTTAGACTTGATGAAGCTGAACAAGCAGCTTTACGTGGtggaagaaaaattattgcTCAACTTGAATCTAGAATTAGAGGTTTGGAACAAGAGCTTGATCTTGAATGTAAAAGACACCAAGATACTAATAAAGTTCTTTCTAAAGCTGATAGACGTATTAAAGAACTTGAATTCCAAATTGATGAAGACCATAAAACATCCGATAGGCTTACTGATATGGTTGATAAATTACAacttaaattaaaaacttacAAACGTCAAGTTGAAGATGCTGAAGAATTGGCAGCTGCAAATCTTTCTAAATACAAACAACTTCAAGCATCTGTTGATATGGCTGAAGAAAGAGCTGAAGTTGCTGAAAATTGTTTATCAAAACTTCGTCTTCGTAGTAGATCATCAGCAGCAATTTTACCAAGACTCGATGGACCAATTATGATGAGTTCCTCAAATTTACAAATTCCACATGCGATGAGTTTTGTTGGCCAACAACTACCAACCAAGAGTGAAAGCTCAGCTAATATCTAAAATgtgttttttataattataaatttataatttttatgctATCTTAATTTTTACTACTCATATAcgtttcattttttttcattaattttacgaattttttgaaattttatacaaaatataaagcCACagaactttaaaaatatgttttattttattttttttaactagaattttattttaatttttatagtaagTAATATACAatgaaaaatcatttatatgAAAACCTAGtagaaattataatttaatttgtaaaaaattattttccaaaaaaaaattaataattagaATCTTGtcatcatataaaaatataccttaattttattgtgaTATATTAAcgttaaattttaaagtcaTTGCTTCTTCTTCAAATATTGAAATTTCTTCATTAACATAATAACGACAGGTAATCTGTATGTTTTCATTttttggaatattttttaactgtAACATCATATAaggtttttttaaaatattagaattTTTGGTAACAGGATAATATCCATTTTGGTCAATTATACCAGGgaataaatatgaaaaatatttttgactTTCTTTCTCTTTTCCCTTTAATTGACAGCTTACTGGTATTATGTATTCGAGTGAtgtttcatttataaaattatgaacGTTTTGTTGATAATTTGATGGAATgtttgatatattaaatacaGGTTTCTTCCACATAAGGACATTattaagatatattattatacagGGCTCCCCAACAGCATAGCCATAATCATTTTCATGTGAACAGTTAAAtgaattatcttttttatcatgTAATGTTTCTTCAATATAAACTTTTGTTTCATTATGTTcactatcattttttaaattttctgttggtattaaatgtatatcagttttgttatttttttcagGTACAGTAGAGGTTAAATTTGTAGTTGTATTAGATTTTTCTACTgtcttattattaattaaattattatttaaactatcttcatttgttaaattaatatgcttttcattaaataatgtttcaGTCAATTCATTTGTCTCATCACTGATTTCTTTATCTATATTATCAATTTGATTAACATTAacttttacattatttttctCCTCTTTAGCAATTACTGTTgaagtatttttttcattttcaatatttaaaatttttttgtcgTTTATCATACTttgattattaaaacttttgttatcattatttatactaaaatttgtatttaatTCATCACTAATTTCGTCATCATCTTCTTCTCGCTtgtttctatttttaaaaacatccTTAGATTCATAATTTGAATCTAATTTTTGATCCTTATTATGTTGTCTTTCATTAACAAATTGTGATGCATTATGAATTTTAGCAAAAAATTGCATAATAAAActtgtatattttatatatgaagTGTTATCCgttatgttatattttatcgTTGGATTTTCACGCTTTCCTTCAAGTTTTGGTATCATATTTATTCCTGGAACACCAATAAAAGAACCTTTACCTGTTAAGGTAGGTACATCAGAATTCCAACTTCCTagcata
This Strongyloides ratti genome assembly S_ratti_ED321, chromosome : 2 DNA region includes the following protein-coding sequences:
- a CDS encoding Sodium/potassium-transporting ATPase subunit beta family-containing protein codes for the protein MSLRQLSQNSSISKNVTTKVDNEKNSLLNSNNTKSTLTSITHTQETEIYNDPVLQNNKGIPFTKEDQKRFLKESNKKKVFTIAYLGKCIIFYCTLYSIYALLGISIMYIFMLGSWNSDVPTLTGKGSFIGVPGINMIPKLEGKRENPTIKYNITDNTSYIKYTSFIMQFFAKIHNASQFVNERQHNKDQKLDSNYESKDVFKNRNKREEDDDEISDELNTNFSINNDNKSFNNQSMINDKKILNIENEKNTSTVIAKEEKNNVKVNVNQIDNIDKEISDETNELTETLFNEKHINLTNEDSLNNNLINNKTVEKSNTTTNLTSTVPEKNNKTDIHLIPTENLKNDSEHNETKVYIEETLHDKKDNSFNCSHENDYGYAVGEPCIIIYLNNVLMWKKPVFNISNIPSNYQQNVHNFINETSLEYIIPVSCQLKGKEKESQKYFSYLFPGIIDQNGYYPVTKNSNILKKPYMMLQLKNIPKNENIQITCRYYVNEEISIFEEEAMTLKFNVNISQ